In the genome of Lathyrus oleraceus cultivar Zhongwan6 chromosome 4, CAAS_Psat_ZW6_1.0, whole genome shotgun sequence, the window TTTCTGAAGAACACGTGGAAAGAGCACATAGGCGGGCTGCATGCAAACCTTCACGTAGCGAACACTAAAGATAGGAACGTTAGGAGTAGTTATTATTGTATTAGTATATATAGGAGTTCTTTTGTAGAATTCAGGTTGTTCATTTTACTATAAAAATATCACTTAAAACTCGAAGTACCAGCGTCTAGAGAAAATAGTCATGGCTAAGAGAATGTATGAAGAATGAAACACCATCTTTTGCATTCAATGCAAAGTCTTTCAAATTCACTTTACTTTGCCTTGCCagtttatttttaatttcattCAATTGCATTACTTTTATTCCTTCAATTCTTGTTTACTTTTCTTTACATTTCCAACATTTTCGATGTCTACATCTTCCACACTTTTTTAAATCACTATTTTGACCAAGCCAAAATAGGATGTTTAACAAAAGAAAATTATAAAGCGAGGTTTTTTAGCACTATGTCCTAGGATTTACTagttgatcctgcaagtaacctTTACTTAAGCCACTAGCACTTATTTACCAATTTTTCGCGTAAACACCATCAAACTTTGATAAGTAACCCAAACGTTTTTAAGACCGAATGACATAACTTCATAGTAATAATTGCTTATGTTGGTCATGAATGCTATTTTGGGAGCATCCACTGGGCTCATACCTATTTCGTTATAACTTGAATAGGCATCCATGAAGCCGAGCAGACGGAAGTCGGATGCCCCATCGATGATCCTATCAGTGTGTGGCAATGGATAAGGGTTCTTTGAGCAAGCTTTCTTGAGGTCAGTGAAATATATGCACATGCGCCACTTTCCGTATTTATTTTTTACCATGATAACATTGGACAATCGAGTAGGATATTTTATTTCCCAGATGATCCCGGCCTTTAGGAGTTTTCCTACATCTTCTACGATAGCCTTTCGTTTATCTTCTTTGCCTTTGTGTTTCCTCTATGCAGCGACTTTTGTGAATGGATTAATGTAAAGTTGATGGCGTACGATATCAGGGTCGATTCTGGGCATATATGAGGGTTTCTAAGCAAAGAGGTAGATGTTGTCTCTTAATACCTTGATGATGTCTATCTCCTCTTCATGAGTTAGTCCCAAACCTATCCGCGTGACTTGAAATTTTTCCGCACCCATCTGCACCTTTTTCAATTGTCTAATGGGGGTTAAGTTATCATCCGTCGGGTCCTCCCGGGGGTCGAGGCCAACCAGGTTCACCTTCAAAGGACTTTCAGTTAAGTGATGATCTGATTGGGCTTTCTTTTTCAGCTTTAGACTATCCTTGTAACATTTTCTAGCTAATCCCTGATCTCCCTTAATTACCCCAACATGTCTGTCGTCCAAAGGGTACTTCATGGTGAGATAAAGAGTGGACAATATAGCCTCCAGAACTTTGAACTTCGGTCTTCCGATGATGATGTTATATGGTGATGATGCATTTACTATCAGATATCTTACTTTGATGCCTTTGGCATTGTCCATGCTCCCAAAAATGGTCATGATAGGTAAGTTCCCTAGTACTTGGACCTATTCCCCCAGAGAAACTGACTAAAGTACCTTTAAAAGATAGCAACTCTGACGTATCCATGTTCATGCCTTTGAAAGCATCCCAATATAATATATCGACAGAACTATCTGGATCGACTAGCATCCATTTGACGCTCAAATCTTGGATTTGTACTTTTATGACCATTGGGTCATTCTCATGCGCCCGTATACCTTCTGAATCCTGTCTTAAAAAGATGATAGCGACGAGTCTTTCTTCTTCCTATGAAAACAGCTTATAGGAGATGTGCATTACTGACCAGGTGTATCTCTTTATGGCCGAGCTTGTTTCACCTCCCCCAATAAAACCTCTTGAGATGGTATTGAGTGTGTGGCGTGCTACTCTGGTTTCACGCACCTTCTCCGTACTCTTCCCCTACTTAATGGATAAATTCTCCAAGTTTGGCTCGAGATAAGAAGGATCTCTCTTTCTTGCTGCTCCTTCAGTATCTTTCATGTATGATAGCAACCGTTCTCTTTGGATCAGGATCTCGATTTCTTTTTTTAGCTGATGATATTCCTCTGTATGATGGCCTATCAATTGATGATAAGCACACTAAGCATTCTCGTCTCTTCCCATTATGGCGTTGGCTCTCTTGGGGCGATTGGGTTCTGGTATTAATTTGAGATAGTACATTTCGTGTAGGTTATCCGTGCGTTTTGAATTGAGCGGAGTGAAGCTCTCGGTGAAGTTGTCGTATGGCCTCCGAGAAGGCTTCATTGTCGATATGTCCCTTGACCCGTGCCTGTGGTGATCCTTTTTGGGCCTGGGTCCATCATGCCTAGGGTACACCTTCTCATTAGCATCTCTGGATCTCTTCTCCATATTATTTTCTTCACCATTAATGTAACATTATGCTCTACTCATTACTTCATCCATGCTGGTGGTTGGCTTTTGAGCCAAAGACTCATTGGAATGTTCGGCCTTTAGGCCGTTCTGGAGGGCTCCTACGAACATTTATTGATTTGGATGAGAGAATTTTATTATCTCTTCATTAAATCGCGTCATATATTCTCTAAGAGACTCAGAGGGCCCCTGACGGATGTTGAACAGGCTGGTGGTGAACACCTTTCTATGCTTGCTGGTGGAAAAATATTACACCATCTTCTTGGTCAGATCCTGGTACCCGGTGATGGATAATTTTGGCAAACTCATGTACCAACGTAAGGCTACATCTTTGAACGTTCCTGCCATGAGTTTGCACTTTAAAGAGTCGGAAGTGATGACTATCGCCATTTGATTGTTAATTGAACATATATGCTCCCGTGGATCGCTTTTTCCATCAAAGGATGTCAAAGGTGGTGGTTTGAAGTTTTCGGGAACTTGGTCCCCCCAAATTGCTTCTGAAAGAGGTTGAGGATCCAGGAGTTTCTCTTTCGTCTCCTCTTCCCTAGTGCTTTGTTTAAGTGTGTGGACACTCTCCTACAAGGACTCGTTCTGCTAACGCATATTCTCCATAATTGTCAAAAATTGCGCCATGTCTAGTGGAGTGCGAGGTTCACTCTTGCTGGGAGATGATCCAGACATCGTGTTGTTGAGGTGTAGATGATACTTTTGTGCGGTCTGAAAAAGTTTTACCGAGGCCCTACGGTGGACGTCAAATGTCTCTCTCCTTCTTCCTTTTGTGGTAAGCCTTTTATACTGGTCTCACTCTCTAGGATCATTAAGAAGTGGCTCCTCAAGTTCCATGTTAAATGATAGCCATAACACCCGTCGCTCTCATTATTATCAAGTAACGTCTTCTTGATCACTTTCTGTAACTTTCATGAAACCTTGGAACTACCTCATAGCTGTTACACTGATCTACCTCATAGCCGTTACATCGATTTGTATATGTCGTTCAAAACTACGTCACTAATAACCCCAAAGTTCGACTTCCGACTTGTTTTAACTATAAAAACTCGACACTTTGTCATTCTCTACAAATACTTGACACATTGACTATCCCTGATAAACCTTAGTGATTTATAACCTGACTATGAGAATTCCAGAATATACACCCATCATTCAAATTATAAAGGCTGTTATCATCTCGGCTAATCTCTAGAAGAGAAAAATCACCgaaaaattcataactcaaagATCAAATTCCTATTAGTTTTCAATATAATTATACAATCATCAAAGAAGTTGGCAACCACATATAGAGCCAAAAAGCCAAGTTGTTTATGTAATGTGATTGAGTGATGGACGTATCAAGAGAGAATGTCTCCCGGCTTTTCTTTTGTTTATCTATTGCTATCGGGATATTGTCATCTAAAAAAGAAGACCTTTGTTTTTGGATTCTAATATTACTGTTTCAGCTGGATATCTTTTGTTAATGGTATAAAATACTATTCCAAGCTTTTTGACTAGAATTGAAAATTTGAGATTatgataaaaagaaaaataaacatCGATATTAAATTTTGATTCAAGCTTTACGTCGGCAAGACAACTGAACTACAGTTACAAGTGGCTCATGATATTTATCAACAGTATCTTTTTTCTTTCCTAAAGAGACCTCATCTTTCTCTATATTACACCCTCCATTATTTTCTTTCATCTCTCTCACCAACCAACCCACTACGCAAAAACCTTCTAAACCACAAAATGACAGACTCCATAACCGGTACTAATTTCATAGCAATAGCAACCTGGTTTGCACCATCACCCCTTTTCATTCTTGTAAACCTAGTCATTGGTACCATAGCTCTCGTTTCTTGCTTTAATGCTGTTCCCAAAATCAAAATCATCCAACGAGCGAAGTCCTTTAATACCCGTCACTATTACAACCACCAAGAACAAACATCTAGTATTACAAAACCCGAGTCACGATCCGAGTCCACTCAACCCCAGGTCGTTCAAATATCATCTCTCTTAAAGCGTGTCGTGTCCTTCAATCTCTCCCTCCATAAACTTGCACCACCACACGTAAAAACACATGACGTTCAACCAGAACCCGAAAACTCGTCCGCGGAACTGGATCCCAAACTGGTTTGTGATTCTGGTGATGAGGAGAAGAGGAAGACGGAACTGAAGAGATCGGTGAGCGAGAAAGAGTGTTCGATGACGTTGGACTGGGAGGAGGAAGAGGATGAAGAAGCGTTGGAGAGAAGGAGGCCTTCGACCGCGATGGCGAGAAGTGAAACGACGACGTGTAAAGAAGATGAAGGGGTTGATGCAAAAGCTGATGATTTTATTAACATGTTTAAAAAACAATTGAAGTTGCAGAGGCTTAATTCTTTTATCCGTTACAGAAACAAACTCACACTTCCCTTTGAATAGTGATAGCTGTTCCCTTTGAATTTGATTATAAATTAAGTCCAATTTCAAGGAAGGAAAATCCAGGAAGAGAAATCTTCAATGATAAAGAATATTCATAAAGGTTGGCGTTTATTTCCTGAAAAAATTGATAATGGTAATTAAAAGAGTCAAAATAGAAGAAAAAATAAGACAAATTTAAAATTTAGTTATAAATAGTTTAAAAGAGTcaaaatagaaagaaaaaaaaaagacTATTTTATAATTTAgttataaataaataaattgtTTCTTTCTACATCAATAGatattgattttatatttatatgaATATAAAGAGTCTTTAAATAAATAGAATAATAACTTTAACTAAAATCAACTGAGAATCTTTTACTcaaataattaatattttaaattaatttatgttttaaaaaaaatctcaaaatatcTCATTCTCAAACAAAAAAATTATGGACGTCGTGCTCTTGATAGGGAATTGGTGGCAACTATATAATTTTATGATATCAATGGGACATATATTGAACAAAAAATAAACACAGAGAGTAGAGATAGAGCAAGAGGAAATAATTTCTCAATTGTATTTAATTTTTCTGATCTGATGATTTTCAATCCATAGCTTGCATGCCTTTATATAGGCTTTGAATTCACAAAACTTAATGGCTAAGCTACTTAAAATGTAAGCATTTAATTTAGGCGGTGATACAGGCTGGCCACTACTTTTCCTTTCTTAATTCATAAGTTTAGTGCTAATGGATAATATATGTAGTTTCTAAATGCTTCTAGTTAATACCATTTTTATATCCTAAATCTTCTCACTACTTCTACTTCTTTCTTGATTTAATTCCAACATTGCCTCCCTTAAATCAAGCTTTCATATTTATCATTCCAAGCATCTTCTTCAACTTGTAAAATAACTCAATCTTTAGAGGCTTTGTAAATATATCTGCCATTTGTTCTTCAGTTGGACAGTACTCGACCACCACTTCTTTTTCTGCTATCAACTCTCTTATCTTATGAAACCGAATATCAATGTGCTTGGAACGTCCATGAAAAACCGGATTCTTACTCAGTGCAATTGTCGACTTGTTGTCGCAATATATCTTTGTAGGACTATTCTGCTTCTGATGTATCACTTCTAAAATTCTTCTCATCCATACGGTTTGAGTAGCACAACTGGTTGCTGcaatatattctgcttctgcagtagaaAGTGCAACAACTGGTTGTTTCTTCGAAGACCATGAAATTGCACCTGTTCCTAAATGAAATGCGTACCCTGACGTGCTTTTTCTTGTTTCTATATCTCCAGCCCAATCACTATCTGTGTATCCAACAAGTTCCACTTCATTATTACTAGCATAAAAAATTCCATCAGTCAGTGTACCTTTGATATAACGAAGAATCCTTTTAGCTCCTTGCCAATGACTAACATATGGTTCTTCCATGAATCTGCTGAGGAATCCAACTCCATAAACTATATTTGGTCTTGTCGCAGTCAAATATCTCAGGCTTCTGATCAAACTTTTATATTGGGTTGAGTCTACCTTTTTTCCATCATTTTCTCTTGTCAACTTCAACTTTTCTTCAACAGGTGTGTAAACAGGATTTGACTGTTCCATCTTGAATTTCTTCAAAATATCACTTGCATACTTTTTTTGAGAAATGAAAATTCCATCATCTTGTTGGAGGACCTCAATGCCAAGGAAATAAGACATTAGGCCCAAATCTGTCATTTCAAAATGCCGAATCATAGCCTCCCTGAATTTCGTAATCATTTCTGAATTATTTCCAGTGAAAATCAAGTCATCAACATATAGGCACACAATAAGGACATCTCCAGGATCCATGTATTTGATATATAACGTGTGCTCGTGAGGACATCTCTGAAAACCATTCTTCACAAAATAAGAATCAATTTTGTTATACCAAGCTCTTGGTGCCTGCTTCAAGCCATACAATGCTTTCTTCAACCTATAGACTTTATCTTCCTTTCCTTTTACAACATATCCTGCAGGTTGCtcaacatagacttcttcttccagattaccattaagaaatgcagacttaacatccatttgatgtAGTTTCCAACTATTTTGAGCTGATATCGAAATAAGCATTCTAATTGTATCTAAccttgcaacaggtgcaaataCTTCAAAGTAATCAATACCTGGTTTTTGCTTATATCCTTTTGCCACCAACCTTGCTTTATACCGATCAATCTCACCATTGGGTTTGTACTTTGtcttgtatacccacttcactCCTATAGCTTTCTTGTCTGCTGGTAACTCTGTCAGCTCCCATGTTTGATTCTTCTCAATTGCATTGATTTCTTCATTCATAGCTTTTCTCCAATTTTCATCATCAGCTGCTTCTTCAAAATTAAATGGCTCACAATCTGCAAATAAAGCAAAGTTGATAATCTCCTCATCAGATGGGTCATTATCATTACCCAAAACACAATCTTGCAATCTGGCTGGTAATCTACGTGGCCTTTGTTGCCTGTTGGATGTTTCTGGCTCATCAGGCGTTGTTTGTTGTCTGTTGGATGTCTCTGGCTCATCAGGTGTTAGATTATATTCATTTACCTCTTCGTAATCATTTGAAGTTACTATTGGATCTTTTTGTGACTTTGAGGACCAATCCCACATTCCTCCTTCATCAAAAGTCACATCTCGACTAATAATCACCTTGTAAAGCTTATAGGCCTTTCATATTCTCTACGCAGCGATTGTAATTTGGACTTCCGAGCTTTCTCTACTCCTTTATGTGACAGCTTCAATATGTCCCGCGCTTCTTTAGCAGTTTTTGCATTTACTATTTTGCCAAATATTGAGTAATCAATTCCTTGATGAATTTGTGAAAGTGCCAACTGGTCCCTTCTACGAGCAACTTCATCAGCTCCTTGTTGTAAACCAGGATCCACAAAGCTCCAAACATTGTGAGCTTTTAAATGTGTTGTCATCAACAGTTCCCAGTAACTGAAATCTAACTCTGCGGTTAATTTTGGACCGGACCAAACAAAATTGTAATTGTTTGCcatattttttcaaaaaaatactCACACTAGTTTTTTTTGAGATAATGAGAACTCTTTTGTTCCTCACACACcaaaaaattattattattattattttttgacACTCACACTAGCAGGACCtaacctgctctgataccaatttgATATCAATGGGACATATATTGAacaaaaaataaacacacaaaatAGAGATAGAGAAAGAGGAAGTAATTTCTCAATTGTATTTAATTTTTCTGATCTGATGATTTTCAATCCATAGCTTGCATGCCTTTATATAGGCTTTGAATTCACAAAACTTAATGGCTAAGCTACTTAAAATGTAAGCATTTAATTTAGGCGGTGATACAGGCTGACCACTACTTTTCCTTTCTTAATTCATAAGTTTAGTGCTAATGGATAATATATGTAGTTTCTAAATGCTTCTAGTTAATACCATTTTTATATCCTAAATCTTCTCACTACTTCTACTTCTTTCTTGATTTAATTCCAACATTTTAGAAGGATGCTCTAATTGGAGTGACGACTGTACATGGTGTTGCCTATTTAATTGACGTCAATGTACAAATTTTAAAGGGAAACTTGATTCGTACATCTCAATTGCATATGGCAATAATGTTATGCAACGTATGTGGGTGCGAGTTAGAGATGACGACGATGTTAGGGATATGATGTTTGCAGCAGATGACATTATTTTGTTTGTTGTAATCTCTTAGACATGTTGTGGTGTTAAGTTTTTTTATCTattgttttttattgttttatgCGTATTTTATTTGTATTACTCTGTCTTGTGTTGTTAGTGTGTGAAAACTTTATGTTATAACCAAAAGTTGATATATTATAAATAATAAGGTTACAAAAATTTAAAGAAAACAAATAAATGTTCATGTAGAACTCACTCCAACATTGGAATATTTGTCCGATTGTGTCTGGGCTGACGACATAAACCACATAATCTTACCATCATATCAGCCATATCAATTTCTATTCTAATTCGTGTGTTGTTAGGGCGACCTTTTTTCTTCCGTCACATGTTTTCGTTGTGCTAAATtatgtccccttgatatgcaTGTCAATAATCTTACAATGCTACCATCGGGAAGCTATTGTTGTACACGTTGAAAATATTTACGACTTTGTAAACATCGGAGAGATGCATGAAAGCGTCTTGGAGAGCATATGAacatgctgcaatgacatgggaggAAGGCATATAGAAGGCTTAAAATCTTCCACAGTCAGACCAACCTTTATTCAGTTAGACTTGATAGTCTCCATctggtctcccctcgttgtggtcaTGTGTTTCCTTTACACTAAAAGTgtgtctatgacggtcaaagattgAAACACATGTGTGCTTGCTTTGAGagtttcctctttcatcactttcatgcAACTTTCACTGAATAATTGCCCCGATTGTAACATTGAATTCCATTTTTCGCCTCTGGTTGCAAAAAGTGATCCTAAAGTAGGTTGCTTTCACCAACGCAGTTATTGGTAGGTTTGTGATGCCTTTGAAGACAATATTCATGGATTCaacaaggtttgttgtcatgtggccccatcgacgTCCTTCatcaaatgcccttgtccacttctCCAATAGAATGTTATCTACCCACCCTAATGCACCCGCATTTGATAATCTAATTTCCTCGCGGTAGTATCAGAATGAtggttgagttaaagcataccctgcattcataatttttttccgaaggttcttatctttgatttctcGCATGAAATTTTGTGCtatatgtctaatgcaatagacatggcTAGAAAGAGGATTATGCCATCTATTCTTAGGATTATTGTATGTAGT includes:
- the LOC127138634 gene encoding pathogen-associated molecular patterns-induced protein A70-like; translated protein: MTDSITGTNFIAIATWFAPSPLFILVNLVIGTIALVSCFNAVPKIKIIQRAKSFNTRHYYNHQEQTSSITKPESRSESTQPQVVQISSLLKRVVSFNLSLHKLAPPHVKTHDVQPEPENSSAELDPKLVCDSGDEEKRKTELKRSVSEKECSMTLDWEEEEDEEALERRRPSTAMARSETTTCKEDEGVDAKADDFINMFKKQLKLQRLNSFIRYRNKLTLPFE